From Aquabacter sp. L1I39, the proteins below share one genomic window:
- a CDS encoding MmgE/PrpD family protein, producing MTMQDAAARPLSISRTLALQARATRLDDLSAATRDKLKVCLLDFLSCAFEAADLPWSREAVAVAPRTSEGATIIGTPVTAPTGDAAFANATAGHGLVREDMHAASIGHHGVVIWPVLLALSQRAPISGAAFLSAAAVGYEVGGRLGRALFNADLARLFRPTGLLGPIAGAAAGSRLLDLSESQTMSALALGANASGGLNQWPHEGSSDMYFHPGFAARAAILAVDLARAGAVGSDYILEGEAGLAMAFRRAALSQPVTLFPRGQAEVLAVYNKPAPACNFAQTATQAALRVAQQIDRRETIREVTVLLPDAAIRYPGCDFAGPYERALQAKMSIQYGVAAALVRKAVEEDNYRRLDEPEILRVASLIRLERDGEFTARFPAAQGAEVVVQLAGGATISRRLVDVIPATESEIRQRFRVAAGALVGAERAEEIEERVDGLDEAPDAGRIATLCAAPVGGAPRAAATALHA from the coding sequence ATGACGATGCAGGACGCGGCCGCGCGCCCGCTTTCCATCTCGCGCACCCTCGCGCTCCAGGCGCGGGCGACGCGCCTCGACGACCTCTCCGCCGCCACGCGAGACAAGCTGAAGGTGTGCCTGCTGGACTTCCTGTCCTGCGCCTTCGAGGCCGCCGACCTTCCCTGGAGCCGCGAAGCCGTTGCCGTCGCGCCGCGCACCAGCGAAGGCGCAACCATCATCGGCACGCCCGTCACCGCGCCGACCGGCGACGCCGCCTTCGCCAATGCCACTGCCGGCCACGGGCTGGTGCGCGAGGACATGCATGCCGCCAGCATCGGCCACCACGGCGTAGTGATCTGGCCGGTTCTCCTGGCGCTCAGCCAGCGTGCCCCCATATCGGGCGCGGCGTTCCTGAGCGCAGCAGCCGTTGGCTACGAGGTGGGCGGACGGCTCGGGCGCGCGCTCTTCAATGCCGACCTCGCCCGCCTCTTTCGGCCCACCGGCTTGCTCGGCCCCATTGCCGGCGCGGCGGCGGGCAGCCGTTTGCTCGACCTGTCAGAAAGCCAGACCATGTCGGCTTTGGCGCTCGGCGCCAATGCCTCAGGCGGCCTCAACCAATGGCCGCACGAGGGCAGCAGCGACATGTATTTCCACCCCGGTTTCGCGGCGCGCGCTGCCATCCTGGCGGTGGATCTCGCCCGAGCGGGCGCGGTGGGCTCGGATTACATCCTGGAAGGTGAGGCGGGCCTCGCCATGGCCTTCCGGCGCGCGGCTCTCTCGCAGCCTGTGACGCTGTTCCCCCGCGGGCAGGCGGAAGTTCTGGCGGTCTACAACAAGCCCGCCCCCGCCTGCAATTTCGCCCAGACCGCCACCCAGGCGGCCCTGCGCGTGGCGCAGCAGATCGACCGGCGGGAGACCATCCGCGAGGTCACGGTTCTGTTGCCGGACGCCGCCATCCGCTATCCCGGCTGCGACTTCGCCGGGCCTTATGAGCGGGCGCTCCAGGCCAAAATGTCCATCCAGTACGGTGTTGCCGCCGCTTTGGTCCGCAAGGCGGTGGAGGAAGACAATTATCGCCGCCTGGACGAGCCGGAGATCCTGCGCGTCGCCAGCCTCATCCGCCTCGAGCGGGACGGCGAATTCACCGCCCGCTTCCCCGCCGCACAGGGGGCCGAGGTGGTGGTGCAACTGGCCGGCGGGGCCACCATCAGCCGCCGCCTCGTCGATGTCATTCCCGCCACCGAAAGCGAGATCCGCCAACGCTTCCGCGTTGCGGCCGGCGCCCTCGTCGGGGCGGAGCGCGCGGAAGAAATCGAGGAACGGGTGGACGGACTGGACGAGGCGCCGGACGCCGGCCGGATCGCCACCCTGTGCGCGGCCCCGGTCGGCGGCGCCCCCCGCGCCGCCGCCACAGCTTTGCATGCATGA
- a CDS encoding NAD(P)-dependent oxidoreductase, producing MDEPQQGVPRDQWPACGQGAPRERRGSVMAGELVGFVGLGRMGSAMAGRLLDAGYQLCVYDTQPAATADLVARGARLAASPLEVASTAETVLLSLPTPDIVKAVTVGEGGICRGNAVRTVIDLSTSGPGASQIVSKGLTERDIALIDAPVSGGIAGAKGGTLALMISGPREAYETTAQPILKHFGKLFYTGEKAGLAQTAKLVNNLLAAAALVISSEGMAMGVKAGLDPKILLDIINVSSGRNSATQDKFPRSVLPGTFDFGFATGLSYKDVRLCLDEAEAMGIPMIMGAVVRQILALTQAKYGPDSDFTSIARLSEEWAGVEIRG from the coding sequence ATCGACGAGCCGCAGCAAGGTGTCCCTCGGGACCAATGGCCTGCCTGCGGCCAGGGAGCGCCGAGAGAGCGCCGAGGAAGCGTCATGGCAGGTGAACTTGTTGGGTTCGTAGGTCTCGGCCGCATGGGCAGCGCCATGGCGGGCCGCCTACTGGATGCGGGCTACCAATTATGCGTCTACGACACGCAGCCGGCGGCGACCGCCGACCTGGTGGCGCGCGGCGCGCGCCTGGCGGCGTCACCGCTGGAAGTGGCTTCGACCGCTGAAACCGTCCTTCTCAGCCTGCCGACGCCGGATATCGTCAAGGCGGTGACGGTGGGCGAGGGCGGCATCTGCCGGGGCAATGCGGTGCGCACGGTCATCGACCTGTCCACCTCCGGTCCGGGCGCCTCGCAGATCGTCTCCAAGGGCCTCACCGAGCGGGACATCGCGCTCATCGACGCGCCCGTCTCCGGCGGCATTGCGGGGGCCAAGGGCGGCACGCTGGCGCTGATGATCTCCGGTCCCCGCGAGGCCTACGAGACCACGGCACAGCCCATTCTCAAGCATTTCGGCAAGCTGTTCTATACCGGCGAGAAGGCGGGCCTTGCCCAGACGGCCAAGCTCGTGAACAACCTGCTGGCCGCCGCCGCCTTGGTCATCTCGTCCGAGGGCATGGCCATGGGCGTGAAGGCGGGACTTGATCCCAAGATCCTCTTGGACATCATCAACGTCTCGTCCGGCCGCAACAGCGCCACGCAGGACAAGTTCCCCCGCTCCGTCCTGCCCGGCACCTTCGATTTCGGCTTTGCCACGGGCCTGTCCTACAAGGATGTGCGCCTGTGCCTCGACGAGGCCGAGGCCATGGGCATTCCCATGATCATGGGCGCCGTCGTCCGCCAGATCCTGGCCCTGACCCAGGCGAAATATGGCCCGGACTCCGACTTCACCAGCATCGCCCGCCTCTCCGAGGAATGGGCGGGGGTCGAGATCCGCGGTTGA
- a CDS encoding LysR substrate-binding domain-containing protein, translating to MDFKQLKAFTTLAEFGSFSRAAAVLSVAQPVLSRQIKALEEELGIELFYRNGRGIVLTEAGKLLHGYADTVLDTVTRATDEVTALRSSPRGTVALGMPPSVGAVLTVPLVKTFRAEFPMVAIRVVEGFSGHLLEWLATGKIDVAVLYNAPRTSNLRAEPLLQEEINLLGAIDDPLGLPDGPIPARRLPEIPMIIPSRPHGLRLVVDSLLSEAEIDLNVIIEVDAMPSTLSLVENGIGYTLLSYGPARHLIEAGRMKSWSIVDPVITRQLILATSSQRPTTFSTRALASMVRRQVQELVRRGAWSSNMPVATGALQREDQA from the coding sequence ATGGACTTCAAGCAGCTCAAGGCCTTCACCACGCTGGCGGAATTCGGCTCCTTCTCGCGCGCGGCCGCCGTGCTGTCGGTCGCCCAGCCGGTCTTATCCCGCCAGATCAAGGCCTTGGAGGAGGAGCTGGGGATCGAGCTGTTTTATCGCAACGGGCGAGGCATCGTGCTGACCGAGGCAGGCAAGCTGTTGCACGGTTATGCGGACACTGTGCTGGACACCGTCACCCGTGCCACGGACGAGGTAACGGCGCTCCGGTCCTCCCCACGCGGCACAGTCGCGCTGGGCATGCCGCCCTCCGTGGGCGCGGTGCTCACCGTGCCCCTGGTGAAGACCTTTCGCGCCGAGTTTCCCATGGTGGCCATCCGCGTGGTGGAAGGCTTTTCCGGCCATCTGCTGGAATGGCTCGCCACCGGCAAGATCGATGTGGCCGTGCTCTACAACGCCCCCCGCACGTCCAATCTGCGTGCCGAGCCACTGCTCCAGGAGGAGATCAACCTGCTCGGCGCCATCGACGATCCGCTCGGTCTTCCCGATGGCCCCATTCCTGCGCGCCGCCTGCCGGAAATCCCGATGATCATTCCCTCCCGGCCCCACGGCCTGCGGCTGGTGGTGGATTCGCTGCTGAGCGAGGCGGAGATCGACCTCAACGTCATCATTGAGGTGGATGCCATGCCCTCCACCTTGAGCCTGGTGGAGAACGGCATCGGCTATACCTTGCTCTCCTATGGCCCGGCGCGCCATCTGATCGAGGCGGGGCGCATGAAAAGCTGGTCCATTGTCGATCCGGTCATCACCCGCCAATTGATCCTCGCCACCTCCAGCCAGCGCCCCACCACCTTCTCCACGCGCGCGCTGGCCTCCATGGTGCGGCGGCAGGTGCAGGAACTGGTGCGTCGGGGCGCCTGGTCCTCCAATATGCCGGTCGCCACCGGCGCGCTGCAGCGCGAAGATCAGGCGTGA
- a CDS encoding SDR family oxidoreductase gives MPEHKTETALLTGAAGGFGRAIARALIASGRKVVLVDRNKEALAAFAAELGTNALPVVLDISDYPAVDRLLDQVPAAFGPVDILINNAGHDIGGRLPFVEGSADDWTGIIQTNLIGTMRVTRAVLPPMVKRDRGHVVNVSSINAVRLVPDMTAYSTSKAGVRMFTETLRGELTESAVRVTEILPGLARTGIIRTRYRGDEEKEKAYFDQFKMALDPEDVARTILFALDQPPHVQIAEIVVLPVNRY, from the coding sequence ATGCCTGAACACAAGACGGAAACAGCGCTTCTCACCGGTGCTGCCGGCGGCTTCGGCCGCGCCATCGCCCGCGCCTTGATCGCCTCGGGGCGCAAGGTGGTGCTGGTGGATCGCAACAAGGAGGCGCTCGCCGCCTTCGCGGCGGAGCTGGGCACCAATGCCTTGCCCGTGGTCCTCGATATTTCCGACTATCCGGCGGTGGATCGTCTTCTCGACCAGGTGCCCGCGGCGTTCGGCCCCGTCGATATCCTCATCAACAATGCCGGCCACGACATTGGCGGGCGTTTGCCCTTCGTGGAGGGCTCGGCCGATGACTGGACGGGGATCATCCAGACCAATCTCATCGGCACCATGCGGGTGACGCGCGCGGTGCTGCCGCCCATGGTGAAGCGCGATCGCGGCCACGTGGTGAACGTCTCGTCCATCAATGCGGTGCGCCTCGTGCCGGACATGACCGCCTATTCCACCTCCAAGGCGGGGGTGCGGATGTTCACTGAGACCTTGCGGGGCGAACTGACGGAGAGCGCGGTGCGTGTCACCGAGATCCTGCCCGGCCTCGCGCGCACCGGCATCATCCGAACCCGCTACCGGGGGGATGAAGAGAAGGAAAAAGCCTATTTCGACCAGTTCAAGATGGCGCTGGATCCCGAGGACGTGGCCCGCACCATCCTCTTTGCCCTCGACCAGCCGCCCCATGTGCAGATCGCCGAGATCGTGGTGCTACCGGTGAACCGCTACTGA
- the mntR gene encoding manganese-binding transcriptional regulator MntR — translation MARTAKMPVTDEPQKSTLPEGATEESRADEHRADDTRADDTCRFDRARTARSSEILEDYTELIGDLIAEHGEARVTDIARRLGVTHPTATKALARLKREGLVTSRPYRGVFLTEAGAAMAERVRVRHRLVVDLLLAIGVPEQAAETDAEGMEHYVSETTLEAFRRFLDARKA, via the coding sequence GTGGCGCGAACCGCGAAAATGCCGGTCACCGACGAGCCGCAGAAGAGCACGTTGCCGGAAGGCGCGACGGAGGAAAGCCGGGCGGATGAGCACCGCGCCGACGACACCCGCGCCGACGACACCTGCCGGTTCGACCGCGCCCGCACGGCCCGCTCCTCCGAGATCCTGGAAGACTACACGGAACTGATCGGCGACCTCATCGCCGAACATGGGGAGGCGCGCGTCACCGACATCGCCCGCCGGCTGGGCGTCACCCACCCCACCGCCACCAAGGCCCTGGCGCGCCTGAAGCGGGAGGGCCTCGTCACCTCCCGCCCCTATCGGGGGGTCTTCCTGACCGAGGCTGGCGCTGCCATGGCCGAGCGCGTGCGTGTCCGGCATCGCCTCGTCGTGGACCTTCTGTTGGCCATTGGCGTGCCGGAACAGGCCGCCGAAACCGATGCGGAAGGCATGGAGCACTATGTCTCCGAGACGACGCTGGAGGCGTTCCGCCGCTTCCTGGATGCCCGCAAAGCGTGA
- a CDS encoding Nramp family divalent metal transporter, translating to MSDSLSPAAPQSVSDRTRLAIEDVLAGRRRGPLSALLFVGPAVIASIAYMDPGNFATNIQAGAGYGYTLLWVVVMANLVAMLFQSLSAKLGIVTGRNLAELCRTSFSKPIVIAMWAVSEVAAMATDLAEFLGGAVGLSLLFGLPLLVGMGITAVVTYGILLIEGRGFRPLELVIGGLVALIGLCYLVEILIAPVDWGQVALGAVTPQIPDAAALTIAVGIIGATVMPHALFLHSGLTQSRSRPRDIGQKRLLVRFSNREVVVALSVAGLVNMAMVIMAASAFHLGHSDVAEIETAYHTLTPLLGAASAGVFLVSLIASGISSSVVGTMAGQMIMQGFIGIRIPLLVRRLVTMVPAFVVVAMGVNATHALVLSQVVLSIALPVPMIALVLFTARRDLMGEFANSRLVNVLAIGGSIVVLSLNGVLLAQAFGVPIPGLG from the coding sequence ATGAGCGACAGCCTGTCTCCCGCCGCCCCCCAATCGGTCAGCGATCGCACGCGCCTTGCCATCGAGGACGTTTTGGCTGGCCGTCGCCGTGGACCGCTCTCGGCCCTGCTGTTCGTCGGCCCGGCGGTGATCGCCTCCATCGCCTATATGGATCCCGGCAACTTCGCCACCAACATCCAGGCGGGCGCCGGCTATGGCTACACGCTGCTGTGGGTGGTGGTGATGGCCAATCTGGTGGCCATGCTGTTCCAATCGCTTTCCGCCAAGCTGGGCATCGTCACCGGGCGCAACCTGGCGGAGCTGTGCCGCACGTCTTTCTCAAAGCCGATCGTCATCGCCATGTGGGCGGTCAGCGAGGTGGCGGCCATGGCGACCGACCTTGCCGAATTTCTCGGCGGCGCGGTCGGCCTGTCGCTCCTGTTCGGATTGCCGCTCCTGGTGGGCATGGGCATCACGGCTGTCGTCACCTACGGTATCCTCCTGATCGAGGGGCGCGGATTCCGGCCCTTGGAGCTGGTCATTGGAGGGCTCGTGGCGCTGATCGGCCTGTGCTACCTGGTGGAGATCCTGATCGCGCCGGTAGACTGGGGTCAGGTTGCACTGGGCGCCGTGACGCCGCAGATCCCCGACGCTGCCGCCCTCACTATCGCCGTGGGCATCATCGGCGCCACGGTCATGCCCCATGCGCTTTTCCTGCATTCGGGCCTGACCCAAAGCCGCTCACGGCCGCGCGACATCGGCCAGAAGCGCCTTTTGGTGCGCTTCTCCAATCGCGAGGTGGTGGTGGCGCTCTCGGTGGCGGGCCTCGTCAACATGGCCATGGTCATCATGGCCGCCAGCGCCTTCCATCTCGGCCATAGCGATGTGGCCGAGATCGAGACCGCCTATCACACCCTAACGCCCTTGCTGGGGGCTGCCTCCGCCGGGGTGTTCCTGGTCTCGCTGATCGCCTCGGGCATCTCCAGCTCCGTGGTGGGCACCATGGCCGGGCAGATGATCATGCAGGGCTTCATCGGCATCCGCATTCCCCTGCTGGTGCGCCGTCTTGTGACCATGGTGCCCGCCTTCGTGGTGGTGGCCATGGGTGTGAATGCGACCCACGCGCTGGTGCTGAGCCAGGTGGTGCTCTCCATCGCCTTGCCGGTGCCCATGATCGCCCTGGTGCTCTTCACCGCCCGGCGAGACCTCATGGGCGAGTTCGCCAATTCCCGCCTCGTCAACGTGCTGGCCATTGGTGGCAGCATCGTCGTGCTGAGCCTGAACGGCGTTTTGCTGGCCCAGGCCTTCGGCGTGCCGATCCCGGGGCTTGGCTGA
- the rhmD gene encoding L-rhamnonate dehydratase, translated as MAMPTIKAVRAFTVRGGGADYHDTQGYHWIDDHIATPMARYEEYRQSRRSFGINVLGTLVVEVEASDGTVGVGVTTAGEIGAFIVEKHLSRFLIGRQVTEIEKIWDQMYFGTQFYGRKGVVVNTISGVDIALWDLLGKIRGEPVHALLGGPVRDELSFYATGARPDLAKQMGFIGGKLPLLHGPAEGDEGLKKNIELLADMRSKVGDDFWLMYDCWMALDLNYSIRLAHKAQEFGLKWIEECLSPDDYWGYAELKRQAPTGMLVTTGEHEATRWGFRMLLEMNCCDIIQPDVNWCGGITELIKISALADAHGKLMVPHGSGPYSYHFVITRHNSPFTEIIMSAPNADEVRPAFHPLLLDEPVPVNGRLKASALDKPGFGVSLNPEVQLHRPYPSN; from the coding sequence ATGGCCATGCCGACCATCAAGGCGGTCCGCGCGTTCACCGTGCGCGGCGGCGGCGCCGATTATCACGACACCCAGGGTTATCACTGGATCGACGATCATATCGCCACCCCCATGGCGCGCTATGAGGAATACCGGCAGAGCCGCCGCTCCTTCGGCATCAATGTGCTCGGCACGCTGGTGGTCGAGGTGGAGGCCTCCGACGGCACAGTGGGCGTCGGCGTCACCACAGCGGGCGAGATCGGCGCCTTCATCGTGGAGAAGCACCTCTCCCGCTTCCTGATCGGCCGGCAGGTGACCGAGATCGAGAAGATCTGGGACCAGATGTATTTCGGCACCCAGTTCTATGGCCGCAAGGGCGTGGTGGTGAACACCATTTCCGGCGTCGACATCGCCCTGTGGGACTTGCTCGGCAAGATCCGCGGCGAGCCGGTTCATGCCTTGCTCGGCGGCCCGGTGCGGGACGAACTGTCCTTCTATGCCACCGGCGCCCGGCCGGACCTCGCGAAGCAGATGGGCTTCATCGGCGGCAAGCTGCCCTTGCTCCACGGCCCCGCCGAGGGCGACGAGGGCCTGAAGAAGAATATCGAGCTGCTTGCGGACATGCGCAGCAAGGTCGGCGACGACTTCTGGCTGATGTATGATTGCTGGATGGCGCTCGACCTCAACTATTCGATCCGCCTTGCCCACAAGGCGCAGGAATTCGGCCTCAAGTGGATCGAGGAGTGCCTCTCCCCCGACGATTATTGGGGCTATGCCGAACTCAAGCGCCAGGCACCCACCGGCATGCTGGTGACCACCGGCGAGCACGAGGCCACCCGCTGGGGCTTCCGCATGCTGCTGGAGATGAATTGCTGCGACATCATCCAACCCGACGTGAATTGGTGCGGTGGCATCACCGAGCTGATCAAGATCTCGGCGCTCGCGGACGCCCATGGCAAGCTCATGGTGCCCCACGGCTCGGGCCCCTACAGCTACCATTTCGTGATCACGCGCCATAACAGCCCGTTCACGGAAATCATCATGAGCGCGCCCAATGCGGACGAGGTGCGCCCCGCCTTCCACCCGCTGCTTCTGGACGAGCCGGTGCCGGTGAACGGCCGCCTGAAGGCGTCCGCGCTGGACAAGCCGGGCTTCGGTGTCTCCCTCAATCCCGAGGTGCAGCTTCACCGGCCCTATCCGTCCAACTGA
- a CDS encoding MFS transporter, whose protein sequence is MPAPSPSLQATISKVTKRLLPFLLLMYVLAFLDRANVGFAKKAFQADTGISDAAFALGASIFFLSYALFEVPSNIIMHRVGAKIWMARIMVTWGLISAAMMFAHNETTFYTLRVLLGAAEAGFFPGVILYLTYWFPSFARGRAMGLFYFGAPLAFIFGSPLSGLLLEWHGLGGLHGWQWMFMVEGLLAVVVGVWAYFYLDNKPADAKWLTQAQKDELGRAIAAEESHKTAHGPAHLLAAMRNMKVLHFALIYFLIQMSVYGVVFYLPTQVANLLGTKVGLQVGFVSAIPWVCALVAAYVLPRMSDASGNRRGYAATILAVSGLGIAASVATTSPALALIALCFAAAGFIAVQPIFWTFPTDYLGGVAAAGGIALINSLGALGGFVAPNVKTWAEAAFASQAAGLYLLAGTTLLGAVLILAIGRATTMPVSSKAKRA, encoded by the coding sequence ATGCCTGCCCCGTCCCCGTCGCTTCAGGCGACGATTTCCAAGGTCACCAAGCGGCTGCTGCCGTTCCTGTTGCTCATGTATGTGCTCGCCTTCCTGGACCGGGCCAATGTGGGCTTCGCCAAGAAGGCATTCCAGGCGGATACCGGCATCTCCGACGCCGCCTTCGCGCTCGGCGCCTCCATCTTCTTCCTGAGCTATGCCCTGTTCGAGGTGCCCTCGAACATCATCATGCATCGCGTGGGCGCCAAGATCTGGATGGCGCGTATCATGGTCACCTGGGGCCTGATCTCCGCCGCCATGATGTTCGCACACAATGAAACCACCTTCTATACGCTGCGCGTTCTGCTCGGCGCCGCGGAGGCCGGCTTCTTCCCGGGCGTGATCCTCTATCTGACCTATTGGTTCCCCTCCTTCGCGCGCGGCCGGGCCATGGGCCTGTTCTATTTCGGCGCCCCGCTCGCCTTCATCTTCGGCTCGCCGCTCTCTGGCCTGCTGCTGGAGTGGCACGGCCTCGGCGGCCTGCATGGCTGGCAGTGGATGTTCATGGTGGAGGGCCTGTTGGCGGTGGTCGTCGGCGTGTGGGCCTATTTCTACTTGGACAACAAGCCGGCCGACGCCAAGTGGCTCACGCAGGCGCAGAAGGATGAGCTCGGACGCGCCATCGCCGCCGAGGAGAGCCACAAGACCGCCCATGGGCCCGCCCATCTGCTGGCGGCCATGCGCAACATGAAGGTGCTGCATTTCGCGCTCATCTATTTCCTTATCCAGATGAGCGTGTATGGCGTCGTCTTCTACCTGCCGACGCAGGTGGCGAACCTGCTCGGCACGAAGGTGGGCCTGCAGGTGGGCTTCGTCTCGGCCATTCCGTGGGTGTGTGCACTCGTTGCCGCCTATGTGCTGCCGCGCATGTCGGATGCCTCGGGCAACCGGCGGGGCTATGCCGCCACCATCCTCGCCGTGTCCGGCCTCGGCATCGCCGCCTCGGTGGCCACCACGTCGCCGGCTTTGGCGCTGATCGCCCTGTGCTTTGCGGCGGCAGGCTTCATCGCCGTGCAGCCCATCTTCTGGACCTTCCCCACCGATTATCTCGGCGGCGTGGCTGCGGCGGGCGGCATCGCCCTCATCAATTCGCTGGGCGCGTTGGGCGGCTTCGTGGCGCCCAATGTGAAGACCTGGGCGGAGGCCGCCTTCGCCTCGCAGGCCGCCGGCCTCTATTTGCTGGCCGGCACCACACTTCTGGGTGCGGTCCTCATCCTGGCCATCGGCCGGGCCACGACCATGCCCGTTTCGTCCAAGGCCAAGCGCGCCTGA
- a CDS encoding SDR family NAD(P)-dependent oxidoreductase — MTKIDLQDRVAIITGGARGIGYATAQRMLASGAQVSLWDIDATRLAEAAAELSKLGTVSTQTVELTDEASVVAATQGVLASHGKIDILVNNAGITGGNAKLWELETEVWRRVIDVNLVGPFITCKVVVPHLIANGWGRIVNVASIAGKEGNPNASHYSASKAGLIGLTKSLGKELAQSNILVNCITPAAARTEIFNQMKQEHIDFMLSKIPMGRFLEVDEAAALIAWLSSAECAFSTGAVFDISGGRAVY, encoded by the coding sequence ATGACCAAGATCGACCTTCAGGACCGCGTCGCCATCATCACCGGCGGCGCCCGCGGCATCGGTTATGCCACCGCCCAGCGCATGCTCGCCTCCGGCGCGCAGGTGAGCCTGTGGGATATCGACGCCACCCGCCTCGCGGAGGCGGCCGCCGAGCTCTCCAAGCTTGGCACGGTGAGCACCCAGACCGTGGAATTGACCGACGAAGCCTCCGTGGTCGCAGCCACGCAGGGCGTCCTCGCCAGCCATGGCAAGATTGACATCCTCGTCAACAATGCCGGCATCACCGGCGGCAATGCCAAGCTCTGGGAGCTGGAGACCGAGGTGTGGCGGCGGGTGATCGACGTCAATCTCGTCGGGCCCTTCATCACCTGCAAGGTGGTGGTGCCGCACCTCATCGCCAATGGCTGGGGGCGCATCGTGAATGTCGCCTCCATCGCCGGCAAGGAAGGCAATCCCAACGCCTCCCATTATTCGGCCTCCAAGGCAGGCCTCATCGGCCTCACCAAGTCGCTGGGCAAGGAACTGGCGCAGTCGAACATCCTGGTGAACTGCATCACGCCTGCCGCCGCCCGCACCGAGATCTTCAACCAGATGAAGCAGGAGCATATCGACTTCATGCTGTCGAAGATCCCCATGGGCCGCTTCCTGGAGGTGGACGAGGCCGCAGCCCTCATTGCCTGGCTGTCCTCTGCCGAATGCGCCTTCTCCACCGGCGCGGTGTTCGACATTTCCGGCGGCCGCGCCGTCTACTGA
- a CDS encoding fumarylacetoacetate hydrolase family protein produces MKLVRYGAAGQERPGLIDAEGRLRDLSALVPDIAGAALLPDSLERLKAVDTASLPLVDGNPRLGACVGNVGKFVCVGLNYSDHAAESGLPVPEEPVLFMKATSSIVGPNDDVEIPRGSQKTDWEVELGIVIGKTAKYVSEADALAHVAGYCIVNDVSERAFQIERGGQWDKGKGCDTFGPIGPWLVTADEVKDPQDLHMWLEVDGHRYQDGSTRTMIFGVAHVVSYISQFMSLQPGDIISTGTPPGVGLGQKPPVYLKAGQVMRLGIAGLGEQRQTTVQA; encoded by the coding sequence ATGAAGCTCGTTCGCTATGGCGCGGCGGGGCAGGAACGCCCTGGCCTCATCGACGCCGAGGGCCGCCTGCGCGACCTCTCCGCCCTCGTGCCCGACATTGCCGGCGCCGCGCTGCTCCCCGACAGCCTGGAGCGCCTGAAGGCTGTGGACACCGCAAGCCTGCCGCTGGTGGACGGCAATCCCCGCCTCGGGGCCTGCGTGGGCAATGTGGGCAAGTTCGTGTGCGTGGGCCTCAACTATTCCGACCACGCGGCCGAGAGCGGCCTGCCGGTGCCCGAAGAGCCGGTGCTGTTCATGAAGGCCACCAGCTCCATCGTCGGCCCCAATGACGATGTGGAGATTCCCCGCGGCTCGCAGAAGACCGACTGGGAAGTGGAACTGGGCATCGTCATCGGCAAGACCGCCAAATATGTGAGCGAAGCCGACGCTCTCGCCCATGTGGCCGGCTATTGCATCGTCAACGATGTCTCCGAGCGCGCCTTTCAGATCGAGCGCGGCGGCCAATGGGACAAGGGCAAAGGCTGTGACACGTTCGGCCCCATCGGCCCCTGGCTGGTCACCGCCGACGAGGTGAAGGACCCGCAGGACTTGCACATGTGGCTGGAAGTGGATGGCCATCGCTACCAGGACGGCTCCACCCGCACCATGATCTTCGGCGTCGCCCATGTGGTGAGCTATATCAGCCAATTCATGAGCCTCCAGCCGGGCGACATCATCTCCACCGGCACGCCGCCCGGCGTCGGCCTTGGACAGAAGCCCCCCGTCTATCTGAAGGCGGGGCAGGTCATGCGGCTCGGCATTGCCGGCCTCGGCGAACAGCGCCAGACCACCGTCCAGGCCTGA